In a genomic window of Agrobacterium tumefaciens:
- a CDS encoding ABC transporter permease: MTTLELLSPLEPARRRAFTLRPYLSLVPPATVLLIFFAVPMGMMVGMSFQGADDEAWTTANYQRFFSDDLMLAGLGRTMLMSGLVAICVTVMAYPLAYYLARSTSRWRTVVFALAIAPELAGVVLRTYGWLVILEDHGFVNSMLIWAGLISDPLPLSRSMFGVVAGLTHVVLPFGVLSLLTSLQGINPNLEKAAQVLGASRPAVLRHIVLPLSIPGIVSSLLIAFTMAASAYATPALLGGAGFKVLATMVYEQVLFYIDWPFAAVMANVLLAAMLVAVFIGSRIEARLHNKLHL; this comes from the coding sequence ATGACAACGCTGGAACTCCTGTCGCCACTTGAACCTGCGCGACGCCGGGCCTTTACGCTGCGGCCCTATCTTTCTCTAGTGCCCCCTGCAACGGTACTTTTGATCTTCTTTGCTGTGCCAATGGGCATGATGGTCGGGATGAGCTTTCAAGGAGCCGATGATGAGGCATGGACAACAGCCAACTATCAGCGGTTTTTTTCCGACGATCTGATGCTGGCTGGTCTTGGCCGGACGATGCTTATGTCCGGTCTGGTTGCCATTTGCGTGACCGTTATGGCCTATCCGCTCGCATATTACCTGGCACGTTCGACGTCACGCTGGCGCACAGTCGTGTTTGCACTTGCGATTGCGCCCGAACTTGCCGGTGTTGTGCTGCGCACTTACGGCTGGCTGGTAATCCTGGAGGACCACGGCTTTGTGAACTCGATGCTGATATGGGCAGGGTTGATCTCTGACCCACTGCCACTGTCGAGAAGCATGTTCGGCGTCGTCGCTGGTCTGACGCATGTCGTTCTGCCCTTCGGGGTTCTTTCCTTGCTGACAAGCCTGCAAGGCATCAATCCCAATCTCGAAAAGGCCGCGCAAGTCCTGGGGGCCTCGCGTCCGGCCGTCCTCCGCCATATCGTTTTGCCGCTTTCCATTCCAGGCATCGTCAGCTCGTTGCTCATCGCTTTCACGATGGCTGCTAGTGCCTATGCGACCCCGGCACTCCTCGGCGGTGCGGGCTTCAAGGTACTCGCAACGATGGTCTACGAGCAGGTCCTTTTCTACATCGACTGGCCGTTCGCTGCGGTGATGGCGAATGTGTTGCTGGCGGCAATGCTTGTCGCAGTCTTCATTGGCTCTCGCATTGAAGCGCGCCTCCATAACAAGCTGCATCTCTAG
- a CDS encoding ABC transporter ATP-binding protein — MSTMDIELIAITKNYGANRVVDNIDLSIPAGEFVSILGPSGCGKTTTLNMIAGFSDPSSGDIRIRGQSQLGVPPEKRGIGLVFQNYALFPHMTVAENVAFGLKMKGCPRDKTEAEVQSALKRVHLEGFEQRYPKELSGGQQQRTALARAIAPKPSLLLLDEPLSNLDLKLREAMRIELKEIQEELGMTFIYVTHDQDEAMAMSDRIVVMHGGLVAQEGKPDDIYDRPQSRFVADFIGKSNLLPIVSLRRDEAATIAVVEGGLELIVVSPENPDVVRYCCLRPEAVRLTPQGTELPSPANTFNGTVTRIVNLGAYRDCFVTLTNGTVLKSLVRSTRLPDLRVGHPVRLSIDPEAVQLLED, encoded by the coding sequence ATGAGCACAATGGACATAGAACTGATCGCGATCACCAAGAATTACGGTGCCAACCGCGTCGTCGACAATATTGATCTTTCGATCCCGGCAGGCGAATTCGTCAGCATCCTGGGTCCGTCCGGTTGCGGCAAGACAACGACCCTGAACATGATCGCGGGCTTCTCGGATCCTTCCAGCGGAGATATCCGGATCCGGGGGCAAAGCCAGCTGGGTGTCCCCCCGGAAAAGCGCGGGATCGGACTGGTTTTTCAGAACTACGCCTTGTTCCCGCATATGACGGTTGCCGAAAATGTCGCCTTTGGCCTGAAAATGAAAGGTTGCCCAAGAGATAAAACCGAGGCCGAGGTGCAGTCGGCCTTGAAACGTGTGCATCTCGAAGGTTTCGAACAGCGATATCCCAAGGAATTATCCGGCGGTCAGCAACAACGCACTGCGCTTGCCCGAGCGATCGCGCCGAAACCGTCGCTCCTTCTTCTGGATGAGCCCTTGTCCAACCTGGACCTCAAACTGCGAGAGGCGATGCGTATTGAGCTCAAGGAAATCCAGGAGGAGCTCGGAATGACTTTCATTTATGTCACCCACGACCAGGACGAGGCAATGGCGATGTCTGACCGCATCGTGGTCATGCATGGTGGCCTTGTGGCGCAAGAGGGTAAGCCGGACGATATTTATGACCGTCCACAGTCGCGTTTTGTCGCTGATTTCATCGGGAAATCAAATCTGCTTCCGATCGTATCCCTGAGACGGGATGAAGCAGCGACGATTGCTGTTGTCGAGGGCGGTCTTGAACTGATCGTCGTGTCGCCGGAAAATCCCGATGTCGTCCGGTACTGTTGCCTGCGACCGGAAGCCGTCCGTCTCACGCCCCAGGGAACCGAATTACCCTCCCCTGCCAATACGTTCAATGGAACCGTAACCAGGATCGTCAACCTCGGGGCGTATCGTGATTGCTTCGTCACCCTGACGAACGGGACCGTTCTCAAGTCACTCGTGCGATCGACGCGGCTGCCCGATTTGAGGGTCGGTCATCCTGTCCGTCTCTCAATTGATCCCGAGGCTGTACAGCTGCTTGAAGATTAA
- a CDS encoding carbon-nitrogen hydrolase family protein: protein MKISLIQMNSQSDRRANLRQAQALMLKAVKEEVPDLIVLPEHFDWSGGTAAEKLAAADYMPGGAAYRMAQEFACRHGLWLHAGSMLERVPGEERIYNTTVVFDPEGREVGRYRKIHLFDIVAPDGKAYRESVTVAPGHDLFVYEAGGFRIGAAICYDLRFSRLFDQLAENKVDLVILPAAFTMQTGKDHWEVLCRARAIEFQVYFAACGQWGSYLAAGGETRQCFGNSLVCDPWGQVIARASDGTGIATARLDSQRINDVRRLIPMERHRQQFPSAASRAGLAETPSPTAQHLVVENAACDGLCSTCRSKTDLAASCE, encoded by the coding sequence ATGAAAATATCGCTCATTCAAATGAACTCTCAGTCGGACCGCAGGGCAAATTTGCGTCAGGCGCAGGCTTTGATGCTCAAGGCCGTCAAGGAGGAGGTGCCGGATCTGATAGTCCTGCCGGAACATTTCGATTGGTCAGGCGGTACCGCCGCGGAAAAGCTGGCGGCGGCAGACTATATGCCCGGTGGTGCAGCTTACCGGATGGCGCAGGAATTTGCTTGCCGGCACGGATTATGGCTCCATGCCGGCAGCATGCTCGAGCGTGTTCCCGGGGAAGAGCGAATATACAACACCACCGTTGTGTTCGATCCCGAAGGCAGGGAAGTCGGCCGCTATCGCAAGATTCATCTTTTCGACATCGTGGCTCCCGACGGCAAGGCCTATCGCGAGTCCGTCACGGTCGCACCAGGGCACGACCTTTTTGTCTACGAGGCTGGCGGCTTCCGGATCGGAGCCGCCATCTGCTACGACCTCCGGTTTTCCCGCCTGTTCGATCAACTTGCCGAGAACAAGGTGGATCTGGTCATTCTGCCGGCTGCCTTCACGATGCAGACCGGAAAGGATCATTGGGAGGTCCTTTGCAGGGCACGCGCCATCGAGTTCCAGGTCTATTTCGCCGCGTGCGGCCAATGGGGCAGTTACCTTGCCGCCGGCGGCGAGACCCGGCAGTGTTTCGGCAACTCTCTGGTTTGCGATCCGTGGGGACAAGTCATCGCCCGCGCCTCGGATGGAACCGGCATTGCAACGGCACGGCTGGACAGCCAACGAATAAATGATGTGCGCCGGCTTATTCCGATGGAGCGCCATCGTCAGCAGTTTCCAAGCGCAGCATCTCGGGCAGGTCTTGCTGAAACGCCGTCACCAACAGCTCAACATCTAGTAGTCGAAAATGCTGCCTGCGACGGGCTATGTTCGACTTGCCGCAGCAAGACAGACCTGGCTGCCTCGTGTGAATAG
- a CDS encoding ABC transporter ATP-binding protein, which translates to MVLSLSGIKKSYQTAEGIIPVLNGVDLSLEAGESLALTGESGSGKSTLLHLAGGLDLPDSGIITVGGRKITDLDEAGRASFRRREVGLIFQQFNLIPSLDVGSNISFHARLAGRFDPVWQKSLVEALGIGELLARYPEQLSGGQQQRVAIGRTLAARPPLILADEPTGNLDEATADIVIDIMLRLTKSAQITLLLVTHSSRLAVKLDRRIALSGGKVSQ; encoded by the coding sequence ATGGTCCTTTCACTTTCCGGTATCAAGAAATCCTACCAGACAGCCGAAGGCATTATCCCGGTCCTGAACGGCGTCGACCTTTCACTTGAAGCCGGCGAAAGTCTTGCCCTGACGGGGGAATCCGGCAGCGGAAAGAGTACGCTTTTGCATCTGGCCGGCGGCCTTGATTTGCCCGACAGTGGCATCATCACGGTGGGGGGGCGGAAAATAACCGATCTCGACGAGGCCGGTCGAGCGAGCTTCCGACGCCGGGAGGTGGGCTTAATCTTCCAGCAGTTCAATCTCATTCCGAGCCTCGATGTCGGATCTAATATCTCGTTTCACGCCCGGCTGGCGGGCCGTTTCGACCCGGTCTGGCAAAAAAGCCTGGTCGAGGCGCTGGGGATCGGAGAGCTGCTTGCACGCTATCCCGAACAGCTCTCCGGCGGTCAGCAGCAAAGGGTGGCGATCGGACGTACGCTTGCGGCAAGACCGCCCCTCATTCTTGCCGATGAGCCGACAGGTAATCTCGACGAGGCGACGGCTGATATCGTCATCGATATTATGTTGAGACTGACAAAGTCCGCGCAGATCACACTCCTCCTGGTGACCCATTCCAGCCGGCTGGCGGTAAAACTCGATCGGCGTATCGCGCTGAGTGGCGGGAAGGTTTCGCAATGA
- a CDS encoding TauD/TfdA dioxygenase family protein, whose amino-acid sequence MLNTQRISAVQDGSNVCADIVGFDFNNYDERDIEEVRKYWLHYGVLRFKAANITDEQQVAFSRHFGEFVIHPKQLQEGGHPTHKEILVIANTMKDGKPSGAMGNSEATWHTDTWFYERPPAGAILRAVEVPAEGGDTYFLSTYRAYDALPEEFRKAIDGRQIFFQNVYDKTGKLRLGKVKPASKDFREWNGIVHPLVRTHAETGRKALYLGGTAEGAWIVGMPLDESDDLLKRLWQHTTETSEVFVQKWTRGDIMMWDNRCTMHRRDSFDPNTIRIMHRTTTSGERPV is encoded by the coding sequence ATGCTCAACACTCAAAGAATATCGGCCGTACAGGACGGAAGCAACGTTTGTGCCGACATCGTCGGGTTCGACTTCAACAACTATGACGAAAGGGACATTGAAGAAGTTCGCAAATACTGGCTGCACTACGGCGTTCTTCGTTTCAAGGCCGCTAACATCACTGACGAGCAGCAAGTCGCTTTCTCCCGTCACTTCGGCGAGTTCGTCATTCACCCCAAGCAGTTGCAGGAGGGTGGACATCCGACACACAAGGAAATCCTTGTTATCGCCAATACCATGAAAGACGGCAAGCCTTCCGGTGCCATGGGCAACAGCGAGGCGACCTGGCACACGGATACCTGGTTTTACGAGCGCCCGCCAGCAGGTGCAATCTTGCGTGCGGTGGAGGTGCCGGCGGAAGGTGGGGACACCTACTTTCTCTCCACCTATCGCGCCTACGATGCATTGCCGGAAGAGTTTCGCAAGGCAATCGATGGCAGGCAGATATTCTTCCAGAACGTCTACGACAAAACCGGGAAATTGCGGCTTGGCAAGGTGAAGCCTGCCAGCAAGGATTTCCGGGAATGGAACGGTATTGTCCATCCGCTGGTGCGCACTCACGCGGAAACCGGTCGCAAGGCGCTTTATCTTGGTGGAACGGCTGAAGGTGCATGGATCGTCGGGATGCCACTTGATGAAAGCGATGACCTGCTGAAGCGCCTGTGGCAGCACACGACCGAAACAAGCGAGGTTTTTGTCCAGAAGTGGACGAGAGGCGACATCATGATGTGGGACAATCGTTGCACCATGCATCGCCGGGATTCTTTTGATCCCAACACGATCCGGATCATGCACCGGACCACGACCTCCGGCGAACGTCCGGTCTGA
- a CDS encoding ABC transporter substrate-binding protein produces MKRGILFVTFVAATGLVRSADAEQLIVNSYGGPYEDIIRDRIIEPFEKEFGVKVIYDAVGSASQDFAKIKATRGRPGFDVVVMTASQSLDGCRDGLLEKFSPETVPNIAKLNPEISRIAGPCGAVHEIQYLSLLWRSDKLKSTPTSWSAFFSEELKGKVILPTFQNIMAAYLMEIMSVANGGDLIDNVDPGFEAMGKLAKQSIGFEQSSSIMENYMKEGQVWAMPFWNGRAQLLVDSGLPVDYVRPTEGTIPLVATLNVPIGARNKEMANKFVNFFLEKSSQEAWVTGYNVGSARTDIDVPDDVRARQITTEDDLKTLLLPDLSTVAAKLPEWGARWEREVIAAAR; encoded by the coding sequence ATGAAGCGTGGAATCCTGTTTGTTACATTTGTAGCTGCAACCGGCCTGGTCAGATCTGCAGACGCAGAGCAGTTGATCGTCAACAGCTACGGTGGACCTTACGAAGATATCATCCGGGACCGGATCATCGAGCCCTTCGAAAAAGAATTCGGCGTGAAGGTTATCTACGACGCGGTTGGATCCGCGTCGCAAGACTTTGCGAAAATCAAGGCGACGCGTGGACGACCGGGCTTCGATGTCGTCGTCATGACTGCCTCGCAGTCGCTTGATGGCTGCCGCGATGGGCTTCTGGAGAAGTTTTCGCCGGAAACCGTACCCAATATTGCGAAACTCAACCCTGAAATCAGCAGGATCGCCGGCCCCTGCGGTGCTGTCCACGAAATTCAGTACCTGTCGCTTCTGTGGCGTAGTGACAAGCTCAAATCCACACCAACCTCCTGGTCGGCATTTTTCAGCGAGGAACTGAAGGGCAAGGTTATCCTTCCAACGTTCCAGAACATCATGGCTGCCTATCTCATGGAGATCATGTCGGTTGCAAACGGTGGCGATCTTATCGACAACGTCGATCCCGGCTTCGAGGCGATGGGCAAACTTGCAAAACAATCGATCGGCTTCGAACAGTCTTCCTCAATCATGGAGAATTACATGAAAGAAGGCCAAGTCTGGGCCATGCCATTCTGGAACGGGCGTGCGCAGCTGCTCGTCGACAGCGGTTTGCCGGTTGATTACGTAAGGCCCACGGAAGGGACGATCCCGCTCGTTGCGACCTTGAATGTGCCGATTGGCGCCCGCAATAAAGAAATGGCGAACAAATTCGTCAATTTCTTTCTCGAGAAATCCAGCCAGGAGGCGTGGGTCACGGGCTACAATGTCGGCAGCGCCCGCACTGATATCGATGTTCCCGATGACGTCCGCGCCCGTCAGATCACCACCGAAGACGATCTGAAGACCCTTCTTCTCCCTGATCTTTCCACCGTCGCAGCCAAACTGCCGGAATGGGGAGCTCGCTGGGAGCGTGAAGTGATCGCGGCAGCGAGATAA
- a CDS encoding RraA family protein, with amino-acid sequence MQEYRIEKGGAPLPTDLCVLLQDVETATIGHTEHFGFLNTGIRPVLPAKVIGQALTVAAPGRDGVIIYKAIDLIRPGDILVIARVDGDDIACVGGGVATAAKARGAAAIIVDGPCTDVEEIVASGLPVWCCGVSAKTTNRAFRTGGYINVPVACAGTAVLPGFAVLADTSGIFVADRSRMRSLAEAALKRQERSARLRAHLAAGHSIFAYDEGQSQ; translated from the coding sequence ATGCAAGAGTACCGGATAGAAAAGGGAGGGGCTCCCCTTCCAACGGACCTTTGTGTCCTGCTGCAGGATGTTGAAACTGCAACGATCGGACACACCGAGCATTTTGGCTTTCTCAACACCGGCATCCGTCCGGTCCTTCCTGCGAAGGTCATCGGGCAGGCATTGACCGTCGCGGCACCAGGCCGCGACGGAGTGATCATCTATAAGGCGATCGACCTCATCAGGCCCGGCGATATTCTCGTTATCGCGCGGGTTGATGGGGACGATATCGCCTGTGTCGGCGGCGGCGTCGCGACAGCGGCAAAAGCGCGTGGCGCTGCTGCAATTATCGTGGACGGACCATGCACTGATGTCGAGGAAATCGTCGCGTCAGGCCTGCCGGTCTGGTGTTGCGGAGTTTCGGCAAAAACGACGAACCGGGCATTCCGCACTGGTGGCTACATCAATGTTCCCGTCGCCTGCGCCGGCACCGCGGTGCTTCCCGGTTTCGCGGTCCTCGCAGACACTTCCGGGATCTTCGTCGCAGACCGTTCACGGATGCGCAGCCTGGCTGAGGCGGCGCTGAAGCGTCAAGAACGGTCCGCTCGGCTGCGTGCCCATCTTGCGGCAGGCCATTCAATCTTCGCGTACGATGAGGGGCAATCCCAATGA
- a CDS encoding ABC transporter permease, whose protein sequence is MNRFLSITFKTSLALILAFITLPLLVVLVASVSPTAKIVFAPSLWTTKWYGALLTSRWIDPFLLSVELALIVTVLSGLFGLLAAFAVAYEKCPGHAAIMSFLLSPLSVPQIVKGVAIVLFLSSTGFYGLLGTPGLIIAHVILTLPFVVRMIAGAMFNFDKRLDLAARVLGASKLQRIRYILLPLIKPGLFSGMTFAFILSFNNIPLSVFLVRPGETTLPITVINHLEYSLDPVLAAVNVTSLFFILAAVFLFERIGGFSTQIHGGSK, encoded by the coding sequence GTGAACCGGTTTTTGTCGATTACCTTCAAGACTTCGCTGGCGCTCATCCTTGCATTCATCACGCTCCCGCTCCTGGTCGTGCTGGTGGCATCCGTGAGCCCGACCGCAAAGATCGTTTTTGCACCATCGCTCTGGACAACGAAGTGGTATGGCGCGCTCTTGACCAGCCGCTGGATCGACCCATTTTTGCTCAGCGTCGAGCTCGCGCTGATTGTAACGGTTCTCAGCGGACTGTTTGGGCTTCTGGCAGCCTTCGCGGTCGCCTACGAAAAATGCCCGGGCCATGCCGCTATCATGTCATTCCTGTTGTCTCCGCTTTCCGTCCCGCAGATCGTCAAGGGGGTGGCAATCGTGCTGTTCCTTTCCTCGACCGGGTTTTATGGTCTTCTCGGAACGCCCGGCCTGATCATCGCACACGTCATACTCACCTTGCCATTCGTTGTGCGGATGATCGCAGGTGCAATGTTCAATTTCGACAAACGGCTTGATCTTGCGGCGCGTGTTCTGGGTGCAAGCAAGCTGCAAAGGATCCGCTATATCCTGCTGCCCTTGATCAAGCCCGGCCTTTTTTCAGGAATGACCTTCGCGTTCATTCTCTCCTTCAACAACATTCCCCTGTCGGTCTTCCTCGTCCGGCCTGGCGAAACGACACTTCCCATTACCGTTATCAATCACCTTGAATACAGCCTCGATCCGGTTCTGGCGGCAGTCAACGTCACCTCCCTCTTCTTTATCCTCGCGGCCGTCTTTCTCTTCGAGCGGATCGGCGGTTTTTCGACACAGATACATGGTGGAAGCAAATGA
- a CDS encoding ornithine cyclodeaminase, protein MNGGIISPSLSDIACYCATDIAGNEALLDGKIVHEVAGKAWDDIARGSAYGTKSVLSITPGEIDRHPLIKDAVSLEERLGWKLSCLSSVNCRYGAVKIVGANALNRQLGLPRSRSTIVLLDKFTLLPLCLLDGTDISAARTASYATLVLERLLAPRRDMSVFLFGAGPIAEKIVLALDRCHREKIREVFIRSRTVDSANRLARSLEKTVTFDMIPVRDNADLGRCDFVITASNAKSPVFEASEIGDAPVLHLGGDETPAGHLERALRCGSVLCDDVEMVSRRGSQSLALHFSRKGTTLEQLGPLLGIRSITAILDPSEIAQEKPVHITCVGLPMLDLYVAAHVYETLSGVTDDNAGGATVAKAAH, encoded by the coding sequence ATGAATGGAGGAATTATCAGTCCAAGCCTGTCAGACATAGCGTGTTACTGCGCGACAGATATCGCCGGGAACGAGGCTCTCCTCGATGGCAAGATCGTCCATGAGGTTGCCGGCAAAGCATGGGACGACATTGCGCGCGGTTCCGCGTACGGCACGAAATCCGTGCTCTCCATCACCCCCGGAGAAATTGACAGGCATCCCTTGATCAAGGATGCAGTATCGCTGGAGGAGCGCCTTGGCTGGAAGTTGTCCTGCCTTTCAAGCGTCAACTGCCGCTATGGGGCGGTGAAAATCGTGGGCGCAAACGCCCTCAATCGCCAGCTCGGTCTTCCACGGTCACGGTCCACGATTGTCCTCCTGGACAAATTTACCCTCCTTCCTCTTTGCCTGCTCGATGGAACCGACATCTCCGCCGCCAGGACGGCGAGTTATGCGACGCTTGTTCTTGAACGACTGCTCGCGCCGCGTCGAGATATGTCTGTCTTCCTGTTCGGCGCCGGACCGATTGCTGAAAAAATCGTTCTGGCGCTCGATCGATGCCACCGGGAAAAGATTCGCGAAGTCTTTATCCGGAGCCGCACAGTTGACTCAGCCAACCGGCTCGCGAGATCGCTGGAAAAGACGGTAACCTTCGACATGATTCCTGTTCGGGACAACGCCGATCTCGGTCGATGCGATTTTGTGATTACTGCATCAAACGCCAAGTCTCCCGTCTTCGAGGCCAGTGAGATAGGCGACGCTCCCGTGCTTCATCTGGGTGGAGATGAAACACCCGCGGGACATTTGGAACGGGCGCTGCGGTGCGGTAGCGTTCTGTGTGACGATGTGGAGATGGTGTCGCGTCGTGGTTCGCAAAGCCTCGCGCTTCACTTCTCGCGGAAAGGAACGACGCTGGAGCAATTGGGACCACTTCTCGGCATCCGGTCAATTACGGCGATCCTGGATCCGTCGGAGATCGCACAGGAAAAACCTGTCCACATCACCTGTGTCGGTTTGCCTATGCTGGACCTTTATGTGGCCGCACATGTCTATGAGACTTTGTCAGGCGTCACTGATGATAACGCCGGCGGAGCGACGGTTGCAAAAGCGGCCCACTGA
- a CDS encoding MmgE/PrpD family protein, whose amino-acid sequence MTTPATQTLAECLVNACFENLPPDVVEKAKLCLMDSVGCFFGGHQTPVAPGLERLSADIAGGSAYPPRPDPAWHAFQYATLANALDLDDIYWKGHPGATVVAAALAVANRSRSTGRDLIAAIVAGYEVGCRIGMSLRHNRPRKTVHGHGTWQIFGAAAASAKLLKLDHKQAAHALAIAAVNAPVASVMKTVYGAAPTMAKNNFATAAMGGVNAAFLARAGFEGPLDVFEGDTGFWRMAGADGVDLSQLKIGPGIRYEIQDVGFKAFSCCRIIQSSVEAAVEAFAVAAVHGNGHDVREVKVFASEIVCRPPFNDPKPRDIWAAQFSAPFSIAMGVLGHAAGPEWFEPSRFLDQTVRELTSKIRLFPLRPTDRLSHHHGAKVRLHLLDGRVVEANVEVAKGDAANPLSPSFLEKKFLRLSAGRLHGNAKLEMLQFLKQLELKDDLLFLLDTIRTPRGVPQAMDSPM is encoded by the coding sequence ATGACGACCCCCGCAACGCAGACCCTTGCCGAATGCCTCGTGAATGCGTGTTTTGAGAACCTTCCGCCGGACGTGGTAGAGAAAGCAAAGCTCTGCCTGATGGACTCGGTCGGATGCTTTTTCGGCGGTCACCAAACCCCGGTCGCGCCGGGCCTGGAACGGCTTTCGGCTGACATCGCCGGAGGTTCCGCTTACCCTCCCCGTCCAGATCCCGCCTGGCACGCATTTCAGTACGCGACTCTGGCCAACGCCCTTGACCTCGATGACATCTACTGGAAGGGGCATCCTGGGGCGACAGTGGTTGCTGCCGCTCTCGCGGTTGCCAACCGGTCGCGCTCCACAGGGCGCGACCTGATTGCTGCAATCGTCGCCGGTTACGAAGTGGGATGCCGCATCGGCATGTCGCTCCGCCACAACAGACCGCGCAAGACCGTCCATGGCCATGGCACCTGGCAAATATTCGGCGCAGCCGCCGCGTCGGCGAAACTGCTGAAACTCGATCATAAGCAAGCGGCCCATGCCCTGGCAATCGCGGCTGTCAATGCGCCTGTGGCGTCGGTCATGAAGACCGTTTACGGGGCCGCACCGACAATGGCGAAAAACAATTTTGCGACCGCAGCAATGGGTGGCGTCAACGCAGCCTTTCTTGCTCGTGCCGGATTTGAAGGGCCTCTTGACGTTTTCGAAGGAGACACCGGTTTCTGGCGGATGGCGGGAGCCGATGGCGTCGACCTGTCGCAGCTGAAAATCGGGCCCGGTATTCGCTACGAAATACAAGACGTCGGCTTCAAGGCGTTTAGCTGCTGCAGGATCATTCAAAGCAGCGTCGAAGCTGCCGTTGAGGCATTCGCCGTCGCGGCTGTTCACGGCAACGGTCATGACGTCAGGGAAGTTAAGGTCTTCGCCTCCGAGATCGTCTGCCGTCCCCCGTTCAATGATCCCAAACCCCGCGACATCTGGGCGGCCCAGTTCAGCGCACCTTTTTCAATCGCCATGGGCGTGCTCGGACACGCTGCCGGTCCGGAATGGTTCGAGCCTTCCCGGTTCCTGGATCAAACAGTGCGCGAGCTGACGTCAAAAATCCGGCTCTTTCCTCTGAGACCCACGGATCGATTGAGCCATCATCACGGGGCAAAGGTCCGTCTTCACCTGCTCGACGGCCGCGTGGTGGAGGCCAATGTCGAGGTTGCAAAGGGCGATGCTGCCAATCCACTTTCGCCTTCGTTTCTGGAGAAGAAGTTTTTGCGCCTGTCGGCGGGGCGTTTGCATGGGAACGCAAAACTGGAAATGCTGCAGTTCCTCAAGCAGCTCGAGTTGAAAGACGACCTGCTGTTTCTGCTGGACACGATCCGCACACCACGAGGCGTGCCTCAGGCCATGGACAGTCCTATGTAA